The proteins below come from a single Chrysoperla carnea chromosome 1, inChrCarn1.1, whole genome shotgun sequence genomic window:
- the LOC123292713 gene encoding tonsoku-like protein, with translation MDYGRVHRMIGEIYCSYLGDINKALEHQNIYLRIAKKEDLLERQRAHATLGRTYFCGAISDVDNINKNLLVEAQKAYMNSFVICDKLKEPLVTKIEKLDMQARLLLNLANVFEYKDEFTKAVDYLEKAIALCDKNDLIQSLQQSYYTLALVYSHKNDFQNTLLYLNKAYDAASRLSSDRIAKQCQILLTKGEILATTGKYKSAKQILVEAFKLKHPNLNERKVIEKKLKIIASLYYTEKSLGIGIADNEYGRKNKLYETMGDACCELKLYTKAIEYYKEMLENAQLNNETGKGLSAAYISLAQTYKDNKEYDLALEYFEKDFNLSCNNPQEVVESYLNITEVLELSKVAYEKIEPYFNKAIETAHDANLIKLEEKCYTKLLILQRKSGKNDLVEVTLQKRQALGVDASSDNDSDEVEGNPVIENSIQLGDISGLSEDSEAEENTSKIVNRSRRSNNFRIRKNDKGETTLHIACRKGNIKNVELLLNQGHPVNIRDHSGWTPLHEACIYGFLNIVKLLIDSGADINDRGGTECEGFTPLHDACRYGYLEVVELLLNRGASPLVKNDHNETPLDTLCKSRRNLKYEESKKIFLDTLIDRMSKILEKAGKLEKNTMALIHDQNFETPSTSRNEQYLYPPTKSSLSKRNETPSKSPYSKRYETRLTQSPNVSKLNSDDEDDNNELHQNSATQENREAINNLQTAYINPGDVDDDNWLENDMPNEPSSKRRRINNSFELDAPSSSKTPKRTSKSPAKSKKRITSIKRNINMEIEFQDQIVSYENDFHEQNEIIENNSNSHLNRNILRRKSQTTFLSAGFSRERSSSEVVRSASIESDFGEVNATSSRLTQADSTTVPLSSCTQLVSNIISIDIHIENKIWKIPIPRRNVPHLTISWLAEEAAKRYYNKEAVKPTLQLETKDRAILDNNDPLEMIITCNELFTTITSWNLPSIVERYLDGCKIYKTVVDFHLKKCLDSCQATLILDLSNVNLSDNQIVPVLKALKHQRTLEQINISGNLFTDDTIKIFCEVLQTLTSLQTLDISNNLISWEIFLNSLNPCILKEIHLSGVSDLSATSYITTELIAFLRLGTPSHLEYIDLSRCHVNNYDLTGFSLQMILTSKVSVENVILENCKNICVGLSLDINNIESIQKSIKCLKINIVDESIFDLIKHIWKSVWNDNTIIWRRNDNYVEFAVKKYSNLI, from the exons ATGGATTACGGTCGTGTACATAGAATGATAGGTGAAATATACTGTTCATATCTTGGTGATATAAATAAAGCTTTAGAAcatcagaatatttatttaa gaattgcaaaaaaagaagatttgCTAGAAAGACAACGAGCTCACGCCACACTAGGTCGAACATATTTTTGTGGAGCTATATCCGAtgttgataacattaataaaaatttattagttgaaGCTCAAAAAGCTTATATGAATAGTTTTGTTATTTGCGAcaa GTTGAAGGAACCGCTTGTAACAAAAATTGAGAAACTTGATATGCAAGCAcgattattgttaaatttagcgaatgtttttgaatataaagaTGAATTTACAAAAGCAGTTGATTATTTGGAAAAAGCAATAGCGCTGTGTGACAAAAACGATTTAATACAATCATTACAACAAAGTTACTATACGTTAGCGTTAGTCTATtcacataaaaatgatttccaAAATACGttactatatttaaataaagcatATGATGCGGCATCAAGACTATCATCGGATCGTATTGCTAAgcaatgtcaaattttattaacaaaaggTGAAATACTTGCAACAACTGGTAAATATAAATcagcaaaacaaattttagttgAAGCGTTTAAATTGAAGCATCCAAATTTAAATGAACGTAaagtaatcgaaaaaaaattaaaaatca TTGCTTCTTTATATTATACCGAAAAATCTCTCGGAATCGGAATTGCTGATAATGAATATGGAcgtaaaaacaaattgtatgaAACGATGGGTGACGCCTGTTgtgaattaaaactttatacaaaAGCCATCGAATACTACAAGGAAATGTTGGAAAATGCACAACTAAATAATGAAACTGGCAAAGGTTTATCAGCAGCATATATTAGCCTTGCACAAACTTATAAAGACAATAAAGAATACGATTTGGCAttggaatattttgaaaaagatttcAATCTATCTTGTAACAATCCACAAGAAGTAGTTGAAAGCTACTTAAACATAACAGAAGTATTAGAATTATCTAAAGTTGCGTATGAAAAAATTGAACCGTATTTTAATAAAGCAATTGAAACTGCACACGAtgctaatttaattaaattggaaGAGAAATGTTATacgaaattgttaattttacaaCGAAAAAGTGGAAAAAATGATCTAGTTGAGGTAACACTACAAAAACGACAAGCTTTGGGTGTTGATGCAAGTAGTGATAATGATAGTGATGAGGTTGAAGGAAATCCtgttattgaaaattcaattcagTTAGGTGATATCTCAG GTTTATCGGAAGATAGTGAAGCAGaagaaaatacttcaaaaatagTTAATCGCAGTCGACGATCAAATAATTTTCGGATTCGAAAAAACGATAAAGGAGAAACTACATTACATATTGCATGCAGAAaaggtaatataaaaaatgtggaACTTCTTTTGAATCAAGGCCATCCTGTAAATATTCGTGATCATAGTGGATGGACGCCTCTTCATGAGGCTTGCATTTATGGCTTTTTGAATATTGTCAAGCTTTTAATAGATAGTGGTGCAGATATAAATGATCGTGGTGGAACTGAATGCGAAGGATTTACTCCATTACATGATGCATGTAGATATGGTTATCTAGAAGTGGTCGAATTACTTTTAAATCGGGGTGCTTCACCTTTagttaaaaatgatcataatgaAACACCTTTAGATACTCTATGTAAAAGtagaagaaatttaaaatatgaagagtccaaaaaaatatttttggatactCTCATAGATCGAATGTCGAAAATTCTTGAGAAAGCTggtaaattagagaaaaatacCATGGCTTTAATTCATGATCAAAACTTTGAAACACCTTCGACGTCTAGAAATGAACAGTATTTATACCCACCCACAAAGTCCTCACTTTCAAAACGGAATGAAACACCATCAAAGTCTCCTTATTCGAAACGTTATGAAACGCGTTTAACACAATCACCAaatgtatcaaaattaaattccgATGATGAGGATGATAATAATGAACTTCATCAGAATTCGGCCACTCAAGAAAATAGAGAGgctattaataatttacaaactgCGTATATAAATCCAGGTGATGTAGATGATGATAATTGGCTTGAAAACGATATGCCTAATGAACCATCTTCAAAAAGACGTcgtataaataatagtttcgaACTTGATGCACCTTCGTCTTCCAAAACACCTAAAAGAACGAGCAAATCACCAGCTAAATCCAAAAAGAGAATCACATCGATTAAACGTAATATAAATATGGAAATAGAATTTCAGGATCAGATTGTATCATATgaaaacgattttcatgaacaaaatgaaattattgaaaataattcgaattcaCACTTAAATCGTAACATATTACGTCGAAAGTCACAAACAACTTTTCTAAGTGCTGGATTTAGTAGAGAAAGAAGTAGTTCAGAAGTAGTTCGGTCTGCTTCCATTGAATCCGATTTCGGTGAGGTCAATGCAACATCATCAAGACTGACTCAAGCTGATTCAACTACAGTTCCATTATCTTCTTGCACTCAATTAGTTTCTAATATTATTTCGATTGATATTCATATTGagaacaaaatttggaaaattccaATTCCACGACGCAATGTTCCACACTTAACTATTTCTTGGTTAGCGGAAGAAGCTGCAAAACGCTACTATAA tAAAGAAGCTGTAAAGCCTACATTACAATTAGAAACCAAAGATAGAGCTATATTAGATAATAATGATCCATTGGAAATGATCATTACGTGCAatgaattatttacaacaattaCATCATGGAATTTACCATCGATCGTGGAAAGATACTTAGATGgctgtaaaatttataaaacag tggtggattttcatttaaaaaaatgtttggattcatgccaagccaCTTTAATATTAGATTTATCGAACGTAAATCTATCCGATAATCAAATAGTACCTGTATTAAAAGCATTAAAACATCAACGTACACTGgaacaaattaatatatctgGTAATTTATTTACCGatgatacaattaaaatattttgtgaagtaTTACAAACATTAACGAGCTTACAAACTCTTGATATTAGTAACAATCTAATATCATGGGaaa tatttttaaatagtttaaatccTTGTATATTGAAAGAAATTCATTTATCAGGTGTTTCAGATTTATCCGCTACATCATATATAACAACCGAATTAATTGCATTTTTACGATTAGGTACACCATCTCATTTAGAATACATTGATTTATCACGATGTCATGTTA ATAATTATGATTTAACTGGATTTTCATTACAAATGATACTTACGTCAAAAGTAAGTGTGGAAAATGtgattttagaaaattgtaagAATATTTGTGTTGGACTTTCATTAGATATTAACAACATTGAATCCATACAAAAATCgatcaaatgtttaaaaattaatatcgtaGATGAGTCGATATtcgatttaattaaacatatttggAAAAGTGTTTGGAATGATAATACAATTATATGGAGACGGAATGATAATTATGTCGAATTTgcagtaaaaaaatatagtaatttgATTTAA